The following proteins are co-located in the Desulfonauticus submarinus genome:
- the dut gene encoding dUTP diphosphatase yields the protein MSTKSPQKIPVKIKFLSSILHSLNLDYATSFSAGLDLRACFKENQLTFKPRERKKIPTGIAIEILEPSIAGFVFSRSGLGTKQGLVITQGVGVIDPDYRGEIFVSLLNISEEDQTIIQGERIAQLIFLPFFQAQIIPTDNLSYSTRGNGGFGHTGKL from the coding sequence TTGTCTACAAAATCACCTCAAAAAATACCTGTAAAAATAAAATTTTTATCGTCTATCCTCCATTCCTTAAATCTAGACTATGCTACCAGTTTCTCTGCTGGGTTAGATTTAAGGGCTTGTTTTAAAGAAAATCAACTAACCTTCAAACCCAGAGAAAGAAAAAAAATACCTACAGGTATTGCTATTGAAATATTAGAACCAAGTATTGCTGGCTTTGTATTTTCTAGAAGTGGTCTTGGGACTAAACAAGGACTAGTAATAACTCAAGGAGTAGGAGTAATAGACCCTGATTATAGAGGAGAGATATTTGTCTCTCTGCTCAATATAAGTGAAGAAGATCAAACTATTATCCAAGGAGAAAGGATTGCTCAACTAATCTTTTTACCTTTTTTTCAAGCCCAAATTATACCTACTGACAACCTTTCTTATTCCACAAGAGGCAACGGAGGTTTTGGACATACAGGAAAACTGTAA
- a CDS encoding aspartate aminotransferase family protein has product MSNILNLFKKKEATLLFPTYGRYPVAIQKGQDYFLYDFSGKKYYDFLSGIAVCILGYNHPEITKVICAQSKKLIHISNLFYQEEQLELATKLQKFAPNFKIFFCNSGAEANEGAIKLVRKYFHSFKKQDRFEIITFSNSFHGRTLATLSATGQDKIKKGFSPLVPGFTILPFNDPEALKKHASNQTAAIMLEVIQGEGGIIPVKPQFVSALKEVCTQNDILLVIDEIQTGMGRTGKFWAHEHFDLKPDIITLAKGLGNGFPIGAVLAKPNIADALGPGSHGTTFGGNALACKVATTVLEIIEKNNLIFQAQEKGANLKQHLQLLQKKFPDQIKEIRGKGLMLGIELKQNAKQIWESLLKNGFILNLTQENVLRLLPPLIIETEAILAFIANLEDILSKQS; this is encoded by the coding sequence ATGTCTAATATTTTAAATTTATTTAAAAAAAAAGAAGCTACGCTTCTTTTTCCTACTTATGGCAGGTATCCAGTAGCTATCCAAAAAGGACAAGATTATTTTTTATATGATTTCTCAGGAAAAAAATATTATGACTTTTTAAGCGGAATTGCAGTATGTATTTTGGGTTATAATCACCCTGAAATTACCAAAGTTATCTGTGCTCAATCTAAAAAACTTATCCACATAAGTAATTTATTTTATCAAGAAGAACAATTAGAACTAGCAACCAAACTTCAAAAATTTGCTCCAAACTTTAAGATATTTTTTTGTAATTCAGGTGCAGAAGCTAATGAAGGCGCTATAAAATTAGTTAGAAAATACTTTCACTCCTTTAAAAAACAAGATCGCTTTGAAATTATTACTTTTAGTAATTCATTCCACGGTAGAACGTTAGCAACTTTAAGCGCAACAGGCCAAGACAAGATTAAAAAAGGTTTTTCGCCTCTTGTTCCAGGCTTTACAATACTCCCCTTTAATGATCCTGAAGCCTTAAAAAAACACGCTTCCAATCAAACTGCTGCAATTATGCTTGAGGTAATTCAAGGTGAAGGCGGTATAATCCCTGTAAAACCCCAATTTGTTAGCGCATTAAAAGAAGTTTGCACTCAAAATGATATTCTCCTAGTCATAGATGAAATACAAACAGGCATGGGAAGGACAGGTAAATTTTGGGCCCACGAACATTTTGATCTCAAGCCAGATATAATTACCCTTGCTAAAGGACTTGGAAATGGATTTCCTATTGGCGCAGTCTTGGCAAAACCAAATATTGCTGATGCCCTTGGCCCAGGTAGCCATGGAACTACTTTTGGTGGAAACGCCCTTGCTTGCAAAGTAGCCACAACTGTTCTTGAAATTATAGAGAAAAACAACCTCATTTTTCAGGCCCAAGAAAAAGGCGCCAACCTGAAACAACACCTTCAACTTTTACAAAAAAAATTCCCAGACCAAATCAAAGAAATTAGAGGAAAAGGCTTAATGTTAGGCATAGAACTGAAACAAAACGCTAAACAGATCTGGGAATCCTTACTTAAAAATGGCTTTATTCTTAATCTCACCCAAGAAAATGTGTTGCGACTTTTACCTCCTCTTATAATAGAAACAGAAGCTATACTTGCTTTTATCGCTAATTTAGAAGATATCTTATCTAAACAAAGTTAA